In the genome of Anabaena cylindrica PCC 7122, the window TTTTTCAGATATAATCAATAATTTCCAGAACAATACAGATAAAAATATATATGAACTTAAGGAATCAATAGCATCTATTTCTAGTGAAAAAGAAAGAATATCTAAATTAATAGCTGCTTTAGAAAAACATTTTGATGGAAATACTAAAACCAATCTACTTCTTTATTGTAATGACTTACTTGTAGCATTTAATAGTGAGAAAAAAGATAGCTTGGCTTTAGCTTTGTACGCTGTTAGAAGTTTAATAGTTCATAAGTTTAGAAAATTGCCAGAGAAGGATTTACCAAAAATCGCAGAAATTAATCAAGAATTTGAAAATATTGTCATTAAAATAATTTTAAATTACGAAGAAATAAGTATTTAGATTTTGTAGGTTTAAATTAGTTAGTAGGTTGGGTTGACACAGGGAAATCCAACAATATTAATAACACTAAATTACAACCCAAAAACCCTGTATCTGTTCACATTATCTCACCCAACCATCACTAAATATCATGTAAATAAGAGAAGACAATAGAACCATCATAGATACACCTGCAAACATTCACCTCACCTGAGAATTATCACCCGCACTAAATCAAATCCTAGAATAAATAGCTTACGTGCTAATAGTATAATATTAAATCGTCAACAAATTAATATACTTGAAATAGAATCATGACCACAGATGCAGAATATCAAGCAAGAATTACTACTTATAACTGGGATGATTTAATCAAATTATGGTCAGAAATTAAAACAAAAAAGACCTCAAATTTTTGGGATGCAGGTAAAGCATTAGAATATTTGATATTACGTGCATTTCAACTTGATGGTGCTGACATAGCTTGGCCAGAAACCGTTAAAATTCAAGGTAAAATAGTAGAACAAATTGATGGCGTAGTCTATGCAGATAGCCTAGCTTGTCTGATAGAATGTAAAGATACCAGCGAGGAAGTTAATATTGAACCCATAGCCAAACTCAGAAATCAATTATTGCGAAGACCAGCAACAGCTATTGGTAGTGTTTTTAGTCGTAGTGGATTTACAGAAGCTACAGTAACATTAACTGGATTTGTAGCACCTCAAACCATTCTATTGTGGGGAGGAGAAGAAATTGAATATTCATTAAAAAATAAATCTATATGTAAATTTCTCATCAAAAAATATCGCGTTTGTGTTCATAAAGGTATACCCAATTACGACATTATAATTTAATAATTACAACACTGTAAAGGAGGTTTTTCATGGAACTAGCATACATTCTCACAGAAGGTGATAAGGACATAGAAATTTTACAGAAATTATTACCAAAAAATCTAACTCAAGATATTCAATTTATAGCTGGTGGAAGCTCTTACCGAGCGCGTTCTTTAGCTACTTCACTGCTTGCTACTCGAAAAACACCAGTTGCTCTTGTCATAGATGCAGATACAAATAACGAATCGCAAATATTTGAAAAAAAAGATTTAATTAATTATGTATTAAATCAAGCATCATCTGGTATTCCTTTTCAAGTTTCTCTAGCAGTTCCAGAAATAGAATCCATATTTTTACAAGATAAATCATTAATTGAAAAAATAGCAAAACGTCAATTCAATGATTTAGAATGGCAATTAGCTCAAAGCAAACCTAAAGAATTTTTAGAAACCGTCTTAGATAACAAAGCGTCGCTCAATGACAAAATACTGAGAAATCTAAATGATGATGAAATTAAGATATTGCAACAACATCCATTAATACAAGAAATCAAATTTTTCTTGTTATCACTTATTCAGTCTTCTGTTGCTATTAATTAACCTAACTGGATATAGAATTTCTATTCACCTAATAACGCACTTATTACAACCCAAAAATCCTGTATCTGTTCACATCATCTCACTCAACTATCACCAACTATCATGTAAATAAGAGATGACAATAGAACTATCACAGATACACCTGGAAACATTCACCTCACCTAACAATTATCACCCGAACTAAATCAAATCTCCTACCGATAGGCTAAAATTAGTAAACAAGCCTTTTCACAAAATCACCAGTATGCAAGTTAATAATCTCACCATTTACGAACTAAAAACCCTCATTCGAGAAACAGTTAGATAAACCATAGAAAAACTGCTAACAGACCCAGATACAAATCAAAGCATCAAAGAGAATTTCAAACAAGAACTATTAGCAATTCAGAAACGCAGAGAAACAGGTGTTAGAGGTATTTTCACAGCAGAAGTAATGCAAAGACTAGGTTTAGAAAAAAGATGAATTACCTAGTTGAGTATGAACCAGAAGCACTAGCAGACCTAGAAAAATTGATAAAATCGGTTTGTCAAACAATAGTTAATAAAATTAATTGATTAGCTGAAAATTTCGACCAAATTACACCCCAACCCCTCACTGCTGACTTATCAGATTTTTATAAACTGAGAGTTGGAGATTATCGAGTAATTTATGAATTTGACGCAGAAAAAAGAATTATTTTTATTGATAGAGTTGGACACCAAAGAGAGATTTATAACTGAATCATTTACTTGATTTTCAATCATATTGATTATTGATATGATAGAAAAATTGTTAAAAGAAGTCGGGGATCTTTGGTGCGTAGTTTATAATAGGATTATACCGAAAAATTTTACTCAATTTAGGAGTTAATGATGGTAATAAAAATTGCCGAAATATTTAGAGATATTGACACCTTACCAGAAGAAGCACAAATCTTACTACTAGATTTTATTCAACTACTCAAAAAACGTTATCCACAACCAGAAAATCAACAGATAGAAATTGAGACAACTTTCTCATCTACCCAAAAACAAAAACCACATCCACTAGACACATTTATAGAAAAATATGGTGCTTGGGAAGATGAACGCACAGCAGAAGAAATAGTCAAAGAGATTTATGATAGCCGAACTATTTCTAACTACGATATTAGCTTATGATTTATTTATTAGATACTGACACCTGCATTTACTGGATTAAAAATATTAATTTCGTCAGAGATAAAATTCAACAAATAGGATGGGAGCAAATTTCTATTTGCAACATCACCGTTGCTGAATTGTATTTTGGTGCTTACAATTCTCAAAAAGTAGCAGAAAATTTAACTCGTGCAGAAAAATTCATTCAAGATATTGAAGTTATACATTTAGATAATAATGCTGTCAAAAAGTTTGGAGAATTAAAAGCAGAACTTAGAAAAACAGGACAACCAGTAGCAGATTTCGATTTATTAATTGCTAGTATTGCAATAACTAGAAACTATATTTTAGTAACTAACAACACTCGTCATTATAGCCGAATTTCCGAGCTAAAATTAGAAAACTGGATTTCAGCTTAAAAAAGTTATTGAAGGTGGGTGAACAATATAGCAATTCCCCTTACCAAGGGGAGGGTTGGGGAGGGGTAATTTTGTATCTAACTAGAGTGGGAAAGGCTATAAATTATTTTGATGGGTGCAAGGAAATTAAAAAATATTAACATTTTTACTGGGCGCAAAGGATCATCTTTTGCGCCAAACCACCTTACTTTTTGATAATGTTTAAAGTGGCGCTCAAATCTTTAACAATTAAGTCCGGTTGGTAAAGTTCTAGTTGGGTACGATCGCGGATTCCACTTTCTACACCTATTACCTTAATGCCATGTGTCTTCGCTGCGGTGATATCTGCTTCTGTATCCCCCACCATCCAAGTATCAGCAGCGGGGGGAAGTTCTGCTAAAGCTCTAGCCATTAACAGGGGTTTATCTTCAATGTCGCGGGTTTTCACATAGTCGTTACTGAGGCAATAACGGCGATTTTCTGGGAAAAACTTGCTTAAATCGTATTTATTAATAGCATAGTCCAGTTCCTTCACTCGGCGCATGGTCATCACAACCAAATCAATCCCTGCTTGTTGAACTTTGGTAAGGGCTTCTATTGCACCAGGGACGAGGCTATCATACTGAAAATAAGGCTCTGTATGTACTGTTTGTTTGCGGATTTGGGTAAATTTTTGGGACTGTTGTTCATCTAAACCAGATTTTAAGGCAATATATTTTTCGGCTGTGTGCGATCGCTTGAGTTCCCAAAATTCTGCTTTAGAAAGCTCCGTCACCGCTTGATCAGGATATCGCGTTTCCTGCAAACATAATTGATAAACACGATAGTACCTCTCGGAAACATCCATAATTGGGCCATCAAAATCAGTAATTAATCTCAGCATTAGCAAATTATGTTAATTTTTTTAGATTATCTCAGTAATAGGTAATAGGGAAAAATTCTACTCCCCTACTCCCTCCTCCCCATCACCTACCAAATCCGCGTTTAACTTGTTCGCTTTCAATAGCTTCAAAT includes:
- a CDS encoding type II toxin-antitoxin system RelE family toxin — translated: MTPQPLTADLSDFYKLRVGDYRVIYEFDAEKRIIFIDRVGHQREIYN
- a CDS encoding type II toxin-antitoxin system VapC family toxin, translated to MIYLLDTDTCIYWIKNINFVRDKIQQIGWEQISICNITVAELYFGAYNSQKVAENLTRAEKFIQDIEVIHLDNNAVKKFGELKAELRKTGQPVADFDLLIASIAITRNYILVTNNTRHYSRISELKLENWISA
- a CDS encoding HAD family hydrolase, giving the protein MLRLITDFDGPIMDVSERYYRVYQLCLQETRYPDQAVTELSKAEFWELKRSHTAEKYIALKSGLDEQQSQKFTQIRKQTVHTEPYFQYDSLVPGAIEALTKVQQAGIDLVVMTMRRVKELDYAINKYDLSKFFPENRRYCLSNDYVKTRDIEDKPLLMARALAELPPAADTWMVGDTEADITAAKTHGIKVIGVESGIRDRTQLELYQPDLIVKDLSATLNIIKK
- a CDS encoding restriction endonuclease, whose product is MTTDAEYQARITTYNWDDLIKLWSEIKTKKTSNFWDAGKALEYLILRAFQLDGADIAWPETVKIQGKIVEQIDGVVYADSLACLIECKDTSEEVNIEPIAKLRNQLLRRPATAIGSVFSRSGFTEATVTLTGFVAPQTILLWGGEEIEYSLKNKSICKFLIKKYRVCVHKGIPNYDIII